The Blastocatellia bacterium genome includes a window with the following:
- a CDS encoding DUF721 domain-containing protein, with amino-acid sequence MMTSLLKLLPRMLRQVGDSAEARQQAAFAAWTAVVGSQVRKVTEPLRIERKTLIVAVTDYTWRTQLDRIKGQALFRLNSLLGAPVITAIEFVINPDSIRTVETTADSFHFIAPEKAALPLRADADRISNPELRDAFLRAAGKCLERREK; translated from the coding sequence ATGATGACCAGCTTGCTAAAACTGCTGCCGCGGATGCTGCGCCAGGTCGGCGACTCAGCGGAAGCGCGACAGCAGGCCGCCTTTGCCGCCTGGACGGCGGTCGTCGGTAGCCAGGTCAGAAAAGTCACGGAGCCGCTGCGTATTGAGCGCAAGACGTTGATCGTCGCCGTCACCGATTACACCTGGCGCACGCAACTCGACCGCATCAAGGGGCAGGCGCTATTTCGTCTCAATTCCCTGCTCGGCGCGCCGGTCATCACGGCCATCGAATTCGTCATTAACCCGGACAGCATACGCACTGTCGAGACGACAGCCGACAGCTTCCATTTTATTGCTCCCGAAAAAGCCGCACTGCCGCTGCGCGCCGACGCCGACCGCATCAGCAATCCCGAACTGCGCGACGCCTTCCTGCGCGCCGCCGGCAAATGCCTCGAAAGAAGAGAGAAATGA
- a CDS encoding multiheme c-type cytochrome encodes MEVPTLFADAGNLFTDDRFAGDHLPAEVMTKNQWVVKGYADFHQDVANISFNDLPYIAELFKKDGFDKRQEEFPFIRRLVSANVEPADDAHLAPQPYLIREVTLKRGAADKKLRIAFVGLTEGKPTGPNQAESLYAGYRIKDVFETAKRVIPEAKQKADLVVVLAYMTQDMAQRLASENPDIDTMIVARQLSLMNEPDHFGRATLAYAYNQTKYLGELRYYVRSDGSVENQLNRYVALDADLPDDPQAAEIVSTAHNDFTNAQKTSMNAAPQPPPAPTSQESPYVGASTCMACHAAQYATWEKTGHAHAMATLERKSQQFDNECVRCHVVGFNNGGFQSLISTPQLANVQCEACHGPGRAHTASPAKGFGFMQTPAGCVQCHTQANSPDFNFATYWPKIKH; translated from the coding sequence ATGGAAGTTCCGACTCTCTTCGCCGACGCGGGCAATCTCTTTACAGATGACCGCTTTGCCGGCGACCACTTGCCCGCTGAGGTTATGACAAAAAACCAATGGGTAGTCAAGGGCTACGCGGACTTCCATCAGGACGTCGCCAACATCAGTTTTAATGACCTTCCCTATATCGCCGAGCTTTTCAAGAAAGACGGTTTCGACAAGCGGCAGGAAGAATTTCCCTTCATCCGCCGGCTAGTCTCGGCCAATGTTGAGCCGGCAGACGATGCCCACCTGGCACCGCAGCCGTACCTGATTCGCGAGGTGACGCTCAAACGTGGCGCCGCGGACAAGAAACTCCGCATCGCCTTCGTCGGCCTCACAGAGGGCAAGCCGACCGGCCCTAACCAGGCCGAATCGCTGTACGCCGGCTACCGCATCAAAGACGTATTTGAAACCGCCAAACGTGTCATCCCCGAAGCCAAGCAGAAAGCCGACCTCGTTGTCGTTCTCGCCTACATGACACAAGACATGGCACAGCGCCTCGCAAGCGAGAACCCGGATATCGATACCATGATTGTCGCGCGCCAGCTCAGCCTGATGAACGAGCCTGACCACTTTGGTCGCGCCACGCTCGCCTACGCTTACAACCAGACCAAATACCTCGGCGAGCTGCGTTATTACGTCCGCAGTGACGGCAGCGTCGAAAACCAACTCAACCGCTACGTCGCGCTCGACGCCGACCTGCCGGACGACCCGCAGGCCGCAGAGATCGTTTCGACCGCGCATAATGATTTCACCAACGCGCAGAAAACCAGCATGAACGCGGCGCCGCAGCCGCCGCCCGCGCCCACGTCGCAAGAGTCACCTTACGTCGGCGCTTCGACTTGTATGGCCTGTCATGCCGCGCAGTACGCCACGTGGGAGAAGACTGGCCACGCCCACGCCATGGCGACCTTAGAGCGCAAGAGCCAGCAGTTTGATAATGAGTGTGTGCGCTGTCATGTCGTCGGCTTCAACAACGGAGGCTTCCAGTCGCTGATCTCGACACCGCAGCTCGCCAACGTGCAATGCGAAGCCTGTCATGGGCCCGGCCGCGCGCACACGGCCTCGCCCGCCAAGGGCTTTGGCTTTATGCAGACGCCGGCCGGCTGCGTTCAGTGTCACACGCAGGCCAACAGCCCGGACTTTAATTTCGCCACCTACTGGCCAAAGATTAAACACTAG
- a CDS encoding Maf family protein gives MSDKESPIILASSSPRRADLLRTVGVDFEVAPSPVQERPHAGEAPADYITRLARAKVIGIARQRERGLVIGADTIVVLDGKILGKPADEAEATRMLRSLAGRWHAVMTGVALYEVASKQEVADYDKTLVRFCQLSEQEIAWYVKSGEPMDKAGAYGIQGLAALFVEEVAGNYFNVVGLPLPLVYRLARRLGYSFI, from the coding sequence ATGTCCGACAAAGAATCGCCCATCATCCTGGCGTCTTCGTCGCCGCGCCGTGCCGACCTGCTACGCACCGTAGGGGTCGACTTCGAGGTGGCACCGAGTCCTGTTCAAGAGCGGCCTCATGCCGGTGAGGCGCCTGCTGATTATATCACACGGCTGGCGCGCGCTAAAGTGATCGGCATTGCGCGGCAGCGTGAGCGCGGCCTGGTGATCGGCGCGGATACCATCGTGGTGCTGGACGGCAAAATCCTCGGTAAGCCGGCTGATGAAGCCGAGGCGACGCGCATGCTGAGGAGTCTGGCGGGGCGCTGGCACGCGGTGATGACCGGCGTGGCGCTTTATGAAGTGGCGAGTAAGCAAGAGGTAGCCGATTATGACAAGACGCTGGTGCGCTTCTGCCAGTTGAGTGAGCAGGAGATTGCCTGGTACGTGAAAAGCGGCGAGCCAATGGATAAGGCCGGTGCCTATGGAATTCAGGGGCTGGCCGCTCTGTTTGTCGAGGAGGTGGCCGGCAACTATTTTAATGTCGTAGGTTTGCCGCTACCACTGGTCTATCGCCTGGCGCGCCGCCTCGGTTACTCTTTCATCTGA